The following proteins are encoded in a genomic region of Gossypium hirsutum isolate 1008001.06 chromosome D05, Gossypium_hirsutum_v2.1, whole genome shotgun sequence:
- the LOC107903512 gene encoding uncharacterized protein, whose translation MAHFITTQKPIKFLHVFLAFVSLISRSLSSSPPPPSIHDLLLSRGLPKGLLPKEVKSYTLSDNGTLEVFLDEPCLTKYENRVFFDSVVRANLSYGSLIGVVGLSQEELFLWLPVKDIIVDDPKSGLILFDIGLAYKQLSLSLFEEPPNCKPQGILKNEVRKQKGFEALR comes from the exons atggcacatttcattACCACCCAAAAACCCATAAAATTCCTTCATGTTTTCCTCGCCTTCGTTTCTTTGATTTCACGCTCACTTTCATCTTCACCACCGCCGCCTTCAATCCATGATCTCCTCCTTTCTAGAGGCTTGCCCAAAGGGTTACTCCCAAAGGAAGTGAAATCGTACACACTTTCCGACAATGGAACACTCGAGGTGTTCCTCGACGAGCCTTGCTTGACCAAGTATGAGAATAGGGTTTTTTTCGACAGTGTTGTGAGGGCTAACCTTAGCTATGGTAGTCTCATTGGTGTGGTTGGTTTAAGCCAAGAAGAGTTGTTCCTTTGGTTGCCTGTTAAAGACATCATCGTTGATGACCCTAAATCTGGTCTCATTTTGTTTGACATTGGTCTTGCTTATAAACAGCTTTCTTTGTCTCTCTTTGAAGAACCTCCTAACTGTAAACCTCAAG GAATATTGAAGAATGAAGTGAGGAAGCAGAAAGGGTTTGAGGCTTTGAGATAA